A region from the Caldicellulosiruptor naganoensis genome encodes:
- the leuC gene encoding 3-isopropylmalate dehydratase large subunit gives MSKPMTMSQKILAYHAGKEYVEPGDLIFANVDLVLGNDVTTPVAIKEFEKIGVDKVFDKDKIAIVPDHFTPNKDIKSAQQCKMVREFAKKYEITNYFEVGEMGIEHALLPEKGLVVPGDLVIGADSHTCTYGALGAFSTGIGSTDMACAMATGKCWFKVPEAIKFVLYGKKTGWTSGKDIILHIIGMIGVDGALYKSMEYTGEGLKSLSMDDRFTIANMAIEAGAKNGIFEVDEKTIEYVKQHSTKPYKIFKADEDAEYSEVYEIDISKIRPTVAFPHLPENTKTIDEITEKIYIDQVVIGSCTNGRIEDLRIAAKILKGRKVKKGLRCIIFPATQNIYKQALKEGLIEIFIDAGCVVSTPTCGPCLGGHMGILAEGERALATTNRNFVGRMGHPNSEVYLSSPAIAAASAVLGYIGSPEELGMKGDEE, from the coding sequence ATGTCAAAGCCAATGACAATGTCCCAAAAGATTTTGGCATACCATGCAGGCAAAGAATATGTTGAGCCAGGCGATTTGATATTTGCAAATGTTGACTTAGTTTTAGGAAATGATGTCACAACACCTGTTGCAATAAAAGAATTTGAAAAGATAGGTGTTGATAAGGTTTTTGACAAGGACAAAATCGCAATAGTTCCAGACCACTTCACTCCCAATAAAGATATAAAATCTGCTCAGCAGTGTAAGATGGTTCGCGAGTTTGCTAAAAAGTATGAGATTACAAACTACTTTGAAGTTGGCGAGATGGGCATTGAACATGCACTCTTGCCCGAAAAAGGCCTGGTTGTGCCTGGCGATTTGGTAATTGGTGCAGACTCTCACACCTGCACATATGGGGCATTGGGTGCTTTTTCAACAGGAATTGGTTCTACTGACATGGCATGTGCAATGGCAACAGGAAAGTGCTGGTTCAAAGTCCCAGAAGCTATCAAGTTTGTTCTCTACGGCAAGAAAACTGGCTGGACATCAGGCAAAGATATTATCCTTCACATTATTGGTATGATTGGCGTTGATGGTGCACTTTATAAATCCATGGAGTATACAGGTGAGGGATTAAAATCTTTGTCTATGGATGACAGGTTCACAATTGCTAACATGGCAATTGAAGCAGGTGCAAAAAATGGTATATTTGAGGTTGATGAGAAGACAATTGAGTATGTAAAACAGCACTCAACAAAGCCTTACAAAATCTTCAAGGCAGATGAAGATGCAGAGTATTCAGAAGTTTACGAGATTGACATCTCAAAGATAAGGCCAACAGTTGCATTTCCACATCTTCCTGAGAACACAAAGACAATTGATGAGATAACAGAAAAGATTTATATAGACCAGGTTGTAATTGGTTCTTGCACAAATGGAAGAATTGAAGATTTGAGAATTGCAGCAAAGATTTTGAAAGGAAGAAAGGTTAAAAAAGGCCTTCGCTGTATCATCTTCCCTGCGACACAGAACATCTATAAGCAGGCATTAAAAGAAGGACTCATAGAAATCTTCATTGATGCAGGTTGTGTTGTTTCAACACCTACTTGCGGTCCATGTCTTGGCGGGCACATGGGAATTTTGGCAGAAGGCGAGAGAGCTTTGGCTACAACAAACAGGAACTTTGTTGGCAGAATGGGCCACCCAAATAGTGAGGTTTATCTATCATCGCCTGCCATTGCAGCAGCATCAGCGGTTTTGGGCTATATCGGCTCACCTGAAGAGCTTGGGATGAAGGGAGATGAAGAGTGA